GACAGAGAAGGACCAATTATGTTTTGTAGGGTCCCTGAGGGAACCAGAGGCTTTGGGACATAGCCTAAGAGTCCCGAGTCCTGAGCCTATTTCCTCATGTGTGAGCTGAAGGTGATGCCCTTGCCCTACCTGTGGTTGGGGGCTCTTGTGAGGACCCAAGTGTGTGTGTAGACACCGAGTGAGCATATGTTGGCACAGTAGGTGCCAGGCATCCACCCTGTGTCGAAGAGATCTGGCTGGGTCGACCCATTTTACCTGTGACTTGCTGTGGACCCTCAGCAAATCACTTTGCCTCTCTGAGCTAATTTATCTCAATCTGTGAAATGAAGGTACTCCTTgccttcttttatatatatacattattgctttcagagagggagagggagagagagaaacatctatgatgagaatcactgatgggctgcctcctggacgacccccctactggagatcaagcccacaacccgggcatgtgccctcactggaatcgaacccaggacccttcagtctgcaggccgacgctctatccactaagccaaaccagccagggcggtaCTGCTTGCCTTCTGTTGGTAAATACTGTTGAAGGTCTTGCCCAGAAGCTATGATCTGTCATGGACTGGCCTCTGCCCATCTCATCTATCACCTTTGCTCCTGACCCTTGCTCATCAACTGCCTAACCCTTCAACCTTCAAGTGGCTAAGCCTCCAGCATCCTCTCTGACGCCTCCCACTCCGCCAAGGCCTGTCTGCTCTCCTGGCCGGGATTATCATCCCGTTACCTGTCCCTTCCGCCACCCTCCAGCCTTGGACTCCCCAAAGGCAGGGACTGGGTGTTTCATTTGCTCATTGCTGTGCCACCAGCACTGAGCCCAGAGCCTAGCTGGGTATGGACGGATATTTGTGGCATCTCAAGCTGAGCAGAGGTGTCACTGGGCCCTGACTGGCACAAGGTCAGGGGATGGGGTATGCTCTGCTGAAGGACAGGTGAAGCTGGAGCCCAGGGCTGTTGGTCCCGCTGAGACAATCCTTGTGTTCCCTCTGCGTAGAGGAGCAGGAGCGTCTTCGCCTGGAACGGGAACAGGAGCAGAAggccagcagcctggccaggctggcccATGCCCTGCCTGTGGAGGAACCCCGCATCGAGGCACCACCCCTGCCTCTGTCGCCACCAGCACCCCCACCGGCACCCCCACCGGCACttgccactcccaccccactgACTGTCATTCCTATTCCAGTAGTGACCAactcccctcagcccctgcccccgcccccaccactgccccctgccgcccagcctctgcccctggcACCTCGCCAGCCCACCCTGGTTAACACCCCTGGACTCAGCATTAAGGAtcctgctcccctgcccaccaggccacagatgcccacccctgcccccctacTGCCGGACTCCAAGCCCACCGGCAGCCCCAAgcctctgcagcccctccccacacccatccTGACCATAGCGCCCCACCCGGGAGTCCAGCCACAGCTGGCCCCCCAGCAGCCACCCCCGCCCGCTCTTGGGACCCTGAAGTTGGCACCAACGGAAGAAGTCAAGTCCGGTGAACAGAAGAAGAGGCCTGGGGGGTAAGTGAGGTGTGGCCGAGGTGGGGCTGGCGGAATGGAGAGAACTGCCCGCCCCCATGGGCTGTGTGTGCCAGGGAAAGCACCCTCCCAAGCTAGCCCTTCAGAGCCATGCCCTCCCGACCTCGCCGACCAAAAAGCGCCCTCCTGAGTTTCACACAGCCTCGCTGTGCCGGCCCTCTGGCAGGGGAATGAGCATTGCCCTCTGCTCTCCGGTTCCGTCCGAGGCCGGAGCTGATGGTATTTGTAGCCTTTGGAAGGAGTGTCGCGTTATGGGTcccctgggtgagggctggggtcGGCTCCCTCCCTCTTTGAGTCGGAGGAGCCCTTGTGTCTCAGGCGGGATGGAGGGTTAAGGGGTTGTGAATTATGGGCACACATGCGCCCTCCACGGGGTGCACATCTCCCCCTGctgctttgagagagagagagtccggAGGAAAAGCCCGTGGCGTTTGGCTTAGGGGTCGGGCAGGAAGGCCGCCTAATCGGGccctcctccctgagcctccggtctgtctgggttgcaggatcgGAACCAGAGAAGTCCACAACAAACTGGAGAAGAACAGGTGTGTGCACGGGCGATCGGGTTCTGCCCCTGGACTCCAGCTCCCctcgcgccccccaccccccccccggcgCCCCCACGCCCCTCGCACGGGCTGACGGGCGCCCCCCTCCGCTCCGCAGGAGGGCCCATCTGAAGGAATGCTTTGAGACCCTGAAGCGCAACATCCCCAACGTGGACGACAAGAAGACCTCGAATCTGAGCGTGCTGCGGACGGCGCTGCGGTACATCCAGGTACAGCGCGCGGGAGCCTGCGGGGAGCGGCCGGCGGTGCCCCGCGCCGCGccagcttcctcctccccccgcgGCCTCCGCCCCTCGCGCAGCTCCGCCCGCCTCCACGCGGGCGCTGAGCACATGGCCGGTGACGTCAGCGGGGCTCCCCgcccgggagggggcgggagggcgcGCGCCTGCGCAGGGAGGGCGGCCCGCCGGACAGCCCCGCGGAGCCCCGCCAGCTGCCGGGCTTCGAGCCGGTGACTCACCCGCGCCCGCCCCGCTCCGCCGCCCGCCACTGGGGTGGGAAGGGCGTGGGGCGGCCCGCGCCTCCGCCCGCCCGCAGTGCCGGGGCGGAACCGGGTTCCCTCCGAGcccggtgggtgggtggggtcccCTGGGCGTGGCTCCTTCCCCTCGGCGGCGCGCCGGTGAAGCCCCCGTTTTCACCCCAGAAGGATTAAGGTCAACAGTGCACGAAGGTGCACGACCCGTTCAACCTGGGGTTTGGGAAATGCGGTGACAGCCCCTGTGTCACCGAATCCTTAAAAATGACGCTTTCCTTTCGTCTGGATTGTTCAAAAGCCCTTTCCAGGCGGCCCTCCTGGCTGTGTCCCCTCCCTCCGGGCATTGGCCCTCAgtacggggggtgggggagcgccCGTCAGATAAGACTGTTGCCATGACGGCCCGAGTTTCGGTTTCCTTGGAAACCGGCCGTAGGTTCGCGTGCCGGGAAggaggctgtgggggtggggcgggccgcCACGCACGGCTGCGGCGGAGACGGAGTCGGAGTCGGAGTCGGCcgtggggggagtgggagggcctAGGGCTGCCTGcccgcgcggggcgggggcggaggcgcCGCGGGTCTCCCTGTCGGCGGGCTCGGGAAGCCTGAGGGCTGGGCTGGAAGCCAGCGGGGGAGcaccccctccctcagcctcggCCGCGGGGTCACAGCCCTGAGGTAACCGCTGCCTGACTCGCTGAAGGGCGGACGCACTGCCTCTCGACTGCTCCCAGCCGGCTGCCTCCCACCAGCGCGCGCCCTTCCGCCCGCCCTCCggcagagggggcggggctggcgcgcTTCCCAGCGCCCGGGAAGGGCGGGGCCGGGCCCGCGGATTGGTCGGGCCGGGTGGGGGCGGAGCTCCTGGGCGCGCGGAGGTGGGGTGCGGGCCCCGGGTGACACAGCAAAGCCGGGTCCGCGTGGGTGCGCGCGTGCtcctggcggggcggggcgcggcgccTGGTCCCGATGGGctcgggagggggagggaagcggCCGGGCCGTGGTTTTAGCACCGTACCCCGGAGGCTTGTTTCTGGGATGTTTTTGCAGAATTTGGGCTTGAATGTAAGCTACTGGTCTTTCAGCCATGTAGCGTGGGAGCACATTCCTGAtcaaatgctgtgtgtgtgtgtgtgtgtgaataccagcttcttctcctgTACTCTGGTGTCGCTAAATAGGAAAAAAGTGTCTCCGTCATGGGAATGTTAGGAGGATTGGCCTTCTATAAGTATTAATAGCAATTATTGAGAAATGGGAATGTTCCTCTttatagacacatacttagggaAGGCAGTCTTGCTGGCATGACGTGTGGGTTTGAAAGTACATCGTAGAGATTCAGTGGAACCAGCAAAATCGGGATATTTGCTTGGGCTGAATGGGAAGCAAGTTGGGTGCAGGGTGTCCATAGAGATACTTGGCCCCTGGCTGACAGTGGAAGCAGAAACTTACAAGGCTGTCTAAACCCTCAACTtcactcttttatttattcattcaagcaCTACGGACAGTCCTGTGTCTGATTCTGAGGATAAAGCAGGGAGCAAAGAAAAAAGTATGGGTCTCTGTCCTCCTGGGTTGGGTCTTGTGTTAGattataaacaaataaaccaGAGGACGGTGCCGGAGGGCGTAATAAGGACAGGACTGCAGGATTTGTTCTGGGTGGGGAGTTGTTGCTGAGGACAGAGCATTTGACTTGAGACCTGAGGGTCTCGGGCTGACCTAAGCAAAGCAGAGGTCAGAGAGCACAACAGGCCGAAGTTTCTCCAGCAAGAGGACTGCCATGCAGAGATGGGAGGCAGCCGGGCGCGCGATGGGAGCTGAAAGAGAAAACCGGGGAGGCCACGTAGGTAGGGCGTGTACACCGAGGGCTTCGGTGGTGTGTGAGGCAGGAAGCTGTGGGAAGATTAGTCCCCGGCCAGACCCGGAGTAGCTTGGAGGTGctaaagcatttgaaaaatgacAGTTAAGTGGACAgagacaggaagaggaggagtAGGCAGGCACCAAACCACACATCCAGGTAGTCTTAGAAAGGAAATGGGTTGAAAATGAAGCAATGTGtgtccagctggtgttgctcagtggttgagcctcaacccgtgaaccaggaggtcacaggtttggaTTCCCggtcggagcacatgcctgggttgtgggctcgatccccagtagggcgtgtgcaggatgCTGatctattctctctcatcattgatgtttctatctctctctccctctctctgaagtcaatttaaaaaatattaaaatgaagcaGACTAAAGTTATACCCTGGGGAAACTTTCAGGGGCTTCTAGGCCTGTGGGGAACTGGGCTGGGTGAGAAAAGGAGGGGTGGGCCCCTGATGTTCTCTCTCCCTGCGCCGGAAGTCTTCCTCTCctgctagcacagtggttctcaaccttctggccctttaaatacagttcctcatgttgtgacccaaccataaaattattttcgctgctacttcataactgtcatgttgctactgttatgaatcgtcatgtaactatctgatatgcaggatggtcttaggcgacccccgtgaaagggtcgttcaaccaccaaaggggtcgcgacccacaggttgagaaccgctgtgctagcaGGCAGAGTCCAGGATGGCCACTTGCAGCCCGCAGCAGCCAGGTTGGAGTGAGGGTTGACTCACCACAGGCCCTGTCATTTATGCGGCCTCAACTGATGTCATGTCTAGCAGTCGCCTCTTTGGGGGAGAAGCCAGACAGGTGGGTGTGGGTAAGAGGAGGGGGTCTTTCTGGCAGAAATATGGGGAGAAGCAGGTTCATCTCAAAGCCAAGAAGATAGAGGgggctgtgtggcctgggacGGGCTACGGAAGTGTAAAGCTACCAGGTTTCGGGCTGCTACCAAGCATGGCTGTATCTGGGCTTTGTGTTGCAGGCACGAATGGTTTGAGGTATCTCACTGGTGCGGTAAGGAATTAGGGTCTGTAGGAGGGAGTGTGGGGAAGTTGGGCCTAGTTGGTGTGTAGAGTTGAAGACATTGCTGTGCCCAAGAGGGGCAGGTGAACAGTCAAGAGGGGCTGCCCTGAGGAAATGAAATCGAGAAACTCAAATCTAATGGTGACTGTGCTTCTCCTGAGATGAAGGCAGAGGCAGGATAGAGGTGGGAGCTCACACACTCCCAGCCTCAGATTCTTCCCCTGGGCCAAGTGAGACACTGTCCACAGCTCTGTCCTGCCACCGGGGGAGCCGGGGTATGCGCCAACTACAGAGAGTCCTTGCCTTCTCTCACAGGGTCAGACAGGACAGTGTGTCTGCGGTGGAAAACTAAACATGAGATATTTTGTGATGTGAGTCATTGTCTGATTAAGTGTACCCTGACAGTTTCATTAAATGCTCAGGTATGTGGTGTTTGTCAGGAGGATGTACTATTGAGGGCCGTGGAGGAGGTGGGGCCCAAGTGTGGTCTTGGAGCCCAAGCAGATAAGACTGAGAAGGGAGGAGCCACATGTGAGCATCAGGATGCATAAGGTTGGGAGAGGCAAACCAAGACCACGTGGTGCGTTTGGTGCATGAAGAGCCAGTGAGCTCTGCACTGGCCGTGACTGGCAAGCCTGGAAGCTAGAAGCTCAAGGGCAGTTCGGGTAAGAGACCCGGGAGGCAGCAGAGCAGGACTGTCTGTCATCCGGGTGACCCAGCAGTCACGACATGCGTGGGCCGAGGAGAAGCCAGCAACAGGGAGGCCTGTGAAACTGAGGTTGGTTTAATGGTTTCAGAGTCAGGAGGTCACGGAGGATGGCTGAGACTTGGAGTGGAAGGCAGCCAAGAAATAGGACATGAGCTGGCATTTTGGAGCTGCTATGAAGCCTCATGCAAAGGGAAACTGGAGACCCTTCTGATAGGGAGCAGTGCCACAGTCTGAGAGACGGGGCATCCAGCCCCTATGTGAGGGGTCAGCCTAAGGGGCAGATGGTCGCCTGTGGCCCTGGAGAACTTGAAGGAGAGTTGGCACCTTGCATAAGGGTGTTCTTAGCGAAGTGGGTGACATCAGCTTCTCGGGTGAGAGTGACCCGGAACCTGTGGGAAAGACAGAAGCCTCTCCAGGGGTGCTCAGTCAAGTCAGCGATGCTGTGCAGCACCCCGAGAGCCACTTCTCATTGGTCATTGCAGTCAGGTACAGGTGTTAGAGGAGGAGCACATTCCAGGGCTGAGGGTGGTTCAGCAGCCCGGGGAGTCTAGGGGCTGTGAGCAGTGTGCAAACAGGGGCTCAGGGAGTGACCTAGGAGGTCAGAGAGGAGGTGCAGAGCCAGCAGCCGCTGGGGGCCAGATAGAGGCAGAACAAGAAATGTGGGGGTTTACAAAGCCTAGTGGGTCATCCTCTAAGAACACTGAAGTAGACTAGTGAATGATGAGGTGGAGAAAAGGGCTGACCCATTTGGGGTTCTATGGGGAATGGGTTCCAAGGAGGGTAGCTTCCGGCATCAGTGGGTGACATAATGGTATGAATGGTGGTATGTATAGGCCTTGGGCAATACCTGAGAAATCTGTGACACCTTTTGTCATTTGCAGAATGGAGGGAGGTGCTGCCAGGAGGGTGGATGGGGCTAGAGGCAGCGAAGCCCTTCAGACCAGAGTTGATGTGGAGAAGGGGAAGTCGCTGACCTGGATCTGTGCTTTCTCTTAATGACACCTGCCGGAGAGCCCACAGTCCTGGGACACTGGGCCTCACTGGGCAGAGCGATGGCCCAGGAGGCAGGTGTGGTCTCCAGCAGCCCCCATCAGCCCCCTAGTCACTGCAGACCTGCCCCTGTGGACCAGGTGATCTGGAAGCAAGGGTGGCTGTGGGGGGATGTTTGCGGTACTGTGGGCCCAAGGTTGCTGCTCAGGGTGTCCTGCTTTTCCTTGCCCTGCTCTCCAGTCcctgaagaggaaggagaaggaatatGAGCATGAGATGGAGCGGCTGGCGCGGGAGAAGATCGCCACGCAGCAGCGGTTAGCAGAGCTCAAACATGAGCTGAGCCAGTGGATGGACGTGCTAGAGATTGACCGTGTGCTCCGACAGACAGGCCAGCCCGAGGACGACCAGGCTTCCACCTCTACTGCCTCTGGTGAGCCCCACCTCTCAAACGTCAGGCTTCCTGGCCAGGCGTTTGCCTGCTGGAAAAGATGCCCTCCCATCCCAGCCCCATGatgtccccaggccccaggggcaTCTGTTTCTCCAGCCTTGTGTTTCCAAGCCCTCTGACCTATCCTTGTCCTGGTGTCCCCACAGAGGGCGAGGACAACATAGATGAGGATATGGAGGAGGACCAGGCCGGCCTGGGCCTACCCAAGCAGAGCCAGCGCCCCCACCCGGAGCTGCCGAAGCCGCCGCCCAGCACCGCCCCTGTGCCTCTgcccccccacccgcacccccacccccagcctgtggCCCTGTCTCCGGCCCATCTGCCTGGGCAGCAGCCGCCACCACAGCAGAAGACACCTCTGCcggctcctcctcccccaccagctgcccctgcccagacgcTGGTACCAGCTCCAGCCCATTTGATGGCTGCATCTGGGGGAGGCTCCACAGTCATCGCCCACACAGCCACCACCCACGCCTCAGTCATCCAGACTGTGAACCACGTTCTCCAGGGGCCAGGCGGCAAGCACATCGCCCACATtgccccctcagcccccagccctgctgtgcaGCTGGCACCTGCCACACCCCCTATTGGCCACATCACAGTGCACCCTGCCACCCTTAACCACGTGGCCCACCTTGGCTCCCAGCTTCCCCTGTACCCACAGCCTGTGGCAGTGAGCCAGCCCGTGGCGGTGAGCCACATTGCCCACACCCTCTCGCACCAGCAAGTGAATGGCACAGCTGGGCTGGGGCCCCCCACCACCGTCATGGCAAAGCCAGCCGTGGGGGCTCAGGTGGTGCACCACCCCCAGCTGGTGGGCCAGACAGTGCTCAACCCTGTGACCATGGTCACCATGCCCTCCTTCCCGGTCAGCACACTCAAGCTGGCTTGAGGATGAGGCCACTCAGAGGCCCCCAGTGGGGGCAAGAAGGGGAACCTGTCCCCACACTCTCCCACCAGCTCCACACATTCCAGTCCGGCCcaggcccaccccacccacacccacccccaggcctcctaGGGGAAGGGGGTGCAGAGACTCTGAGccaggggagggagctgggcacagggcagggggtTAGTTCACTGCACTAGGACTTGGTAAAGTGATGAGAGACGCTCTGGTGGACGTGCTGCCGATTCAGCCTGGTGCTGTTCCTGCCTCCCCATCCTGTCCCCTGAAACAGTTTGATGTGGATGTCATGttctctgccttctccctcccctgctgccttcctgtgctgctgctgctattgctCTGTCTGGTCATGTGGCTGAggagctgggccctccctcctGAGCCTCAGCCTCTCTTCCCAGGCCtatggaggggaaggaggaggaactgAACTGAAGCAACTTGGCTCAGAAAGTTGGGGGCGCTCTGGGCCCCATTCTGAGTGCAGGTGAGAAGTCCTAGGAAGTGGCCGGTCTGGAGTCCTACGCAGACAGGTGGGCGCCCCAGCCTGGGGCGCGCCAACCCAGTTGCAGTCACTGTGATTGCTTACAGCAGAAACTAGTTAGGATTTTCTACCAACAGTAAACCAAAC
The genomic region above belongs to Myotis daubentonii chromosome 16, mMyoDau2.1, whole genome shotgun sequence and contains:
- the MNT gene encoding max-binding protein MNT isoform X2, coding for MVRAGEEQERLRLEREQEQKASSLARLAHALPVEEPRIEAPPLPLSPPAPPPAPPPALATPTPLTVIPIPVVTNSPQPLPPPPPLPPAAQPLPLAPRQPTLVNTPGLSIKDPAPLPTRPQMPTPAPLLPDSKPTGSPKPLQPLPTPILTIAPHPGVQPQLAPQQPPPPALGTLKLAPTEEVKSGEQKKRPGGIGTREVHNKLEKNRRAHLKECFETLKRNIPNVDDKKTSNLSVLRTALRYIQSLKRKEKEYEHEMERLAREKIATQQRLAELKHELSQWMDVLEIDRVLRQTGQPEDDQASTSTASEGEDNIDEDMEEDQAGLGLPKQSQRPHPELPKPPPSTAPVPLPPHPHPHPQPVALSPAHLPGQQPPPQQKTPLPAPPPPPAAPAQTLVPAPAHLMAASGGGSTVIAHTATTHASVIQTVNHVLQGPGGKHIAHIAPSAPSPAVQLAPATPPIGHITVHPATLNHVAHLGSQLPLYPQPVAVSQPVAVSHIAHTLSHQQVNGTAGLGPPTTVMAKPAVGAQVVHHPQLVGQTVLNPVTMVTMPSFPVSTLKLA
- the MNT gene encoding max-binding protein MNT isoform X1, producing MSIETLLEAARFLEWQAQQQQRAREEQERLRLEREQEQKASSLARLAHALPVEEPRIEAPPLPLSPPAPPPAPPPALATPTPLTVIPIPVVTNSPQPLPPPPPLPPAAQPLPLAPRQPTLVNTPGLSIKDPAPLPTRPQMPTPAPLLPDSKPTGSPKPLQPLPTPILTIAPHPGVQPQLAPQQPPPPALGTLKLAPTEEVKSGEQKKRPGGIGTREVHNKLEKNRRAHLKECFETLKRNIPNVDDKKTSNLSVLRTALRYIQSLKRKEKEYEHEMERLAREKIATQQRLAELKHELSQWMDVLEIDRVLRQTGQPEDDQASTSTASEGEDNIDEDMEEDQAGLGLPKQSQRPHPELPKPPPSTAPVPLPPHPHPHPQPVALSPAHLPGQQPPPQQKTPLPAPPPPPAAPAQTLVPAPAHLMAASGGGSTVIAHTATTHASVIQTVNHVLQGPGGKHIAHIAPSAPSPAVQLAPATPPIGHITVHPATLNHVAHLGSQLPLYPQPVAVSQPVAVSHIAHTLSHQQVNGTAGLGPPTTVMAKPAVGAQVVHHPQLVGQTVLNPVTMVTMPSFPVSTLKLA